The following coding sequences are from one Xiphophorus couchianus chromosome 7, X_couchianus-1.0, whole genome shotgun sequence window:
- the hao2 gene encoding 2-Hydroxyacid oxidase 2 isoform X3 has product MAMVCLTDFEEYAKEHLSKATWDYYAAGADECCTRDDNLLAYKRIRLRPRILRDVSVSDTCTTVQGTEISFPVGIAPTAFHCLAWHEGEVATARATEAFNTCYITSTYSTCSVEEIVAAAPSGYRWFQLYVYRERKLSEQLVHRVEALGYKALVLTVDVPYTGKRRNDIRNQFRLPPHLKVKNFEGVFQQETSVPEEYGIPANTLDPSISWKDIHWLQSITRLPIIIKGILTKEDAEVAVEHGVQGIIVSNHGGRQLDGGPASIDALAEIVETVAGRIEVYVDGGIRTGSDVLKALALGAKCVFIGRPAVWGLAYKGEEGVREVLQILNDEFRLSMALSGCRNVAEINRSLVQFSKL; this is encoded by the exons ATGGCCATGGTATGCCTAACGGACTTTGAGGAGTACGCAAAGGAGCATCTTTCAAAGGCCACCTGGGATTATTACGCAGCCGGAGCGGATGAATGCTGCACCAGAGACGACAATCTGCTGGCTTACAAAAG GATCCGTTTGAGGCCTCGCATCCTCCGGGACGTGTCAGTAAGTGACACGTGCACCACGGTGCAGGGGACAGAAATAAGCTTTCCCGTCGGCATTGCGCCGACAGCCTTCCACTGCCTGGCCTGGCATGAAGGCGAGGTGGCTACAGCTCGCG CCACCGAGGCTTTCAACACCTGCTACATCACCAGCACCTACTCCACCTGCTCAGTGGAGGAGATCGTTGCGGCGGCGCCCAGCGGCTACCGCTGGTTCCAGCTCTACGTGTACCGGGAGAGGAAGCTGTCCGAGCAGCTGGTGCACCGGGTGGAGGCGCTCGGCTACAAGGCCCTGGTCCTCACGGTCGACGTGCCCTACACGGGAAAGCGCCGCAACGACATCCGCAACCAGTTCAGGCTGCCGCCGCACCTCAAGGTCAAGAACTTTGAGGGAGTTTTCCAG CAGGAGACGAGCGTCCCAGAGGAGTACGGGATACCGGCCAACACCTTGGACCCGTCTATCAGCTGGAAGGACATCCACTGGCTGCAGTCTATCACCCGCCTCCCCATCATCATCAAGGGCATCCTGACCAAGGAAGACGCCGAGGTGGCCGTGGAGCACGGCGTCCAGGGTATCATCGTGTCCAACCACGGGGGGAGGCAGCTGGACGGCGGCCCGGCGTCG ATCGACGCTCTGGCAGAGATCGTGGAGACGGTGGCAGGCAGAATTGAAGTTTACGTCGATGGAGGAATCAGGACAGGAAGCGACGTCCTCAAAGCGCTGGCCTTGGGGGCCAAGTGTGTGTTCATCGGCCGACCAGCCGTGTGGGGCCTGGCATACAAG GGGGAGGAAGGAGTGAGGGAAGTTCTCCAGATCCTGAATGACGAGTTCCGTCTCTCCATGGCTCTATCAG GTTGCAGAAACGTAGCCGAAATCAACAGGAGCCTCGTTCAGTTTTCCAAACTTTGA
- the hao2 gene encoding 2-Hydroxyacid oxidase 2 isoform X1, with translation MCNCHQEVHCAEMAMVCLTDFEEYAKEHLSKATWDYYAAGADECCTRDDNLLAYKRIRLRPRILRDVSVSDTCTTVQGTEISFPVGIAPTAFHCLAWHEGEVATARATEAFNTCYITSTYSTCSVEEIVAAAPSGYRWFQLYVYRERKLSEQLVHRVEALGYKALVLTVDVPYTGKRRNDIRNQFRLPPHLKVKNFEGVFQQETSVPEEYGIPANTLDPSISWKDIHWLQSITRLPIIIKGILTKEDAEVAVEHGVQGIIVSNHGGRQLDGGPASIDALAEIVETVAGRIEVYVDGGIRTGSDVLKALALGAKCVFIGRPAVWGLAYKGEEGVREVLQILNDEFRLSMALSGCRNVAEINRSLVQFSKL, from the exons ATGTGCAACTGTCATCA AGAAGTTCATTGTGCAGAGATGGCCATGGTATGCCTAACGGACTTTGAGGAGTACGCAAAGGAGCATCTTTCAAAGGCCACCTGGGATTATTACGCAGCCGGAGCGGATGAATGCTGCACCAGAGACGACAATCTGCTGGCTTACAAAAG GATCCGTTTGAGGCCTCGCATCCTCCGGGACGTGTCAGTAAGTGACACGTGCACCACGGTGCAGGGGACAGAAATAAGCTTTCCCGTCGGCATTGCGCCGACAGCCTTCCACTGCCTGGCCTGGCATGAAGGCGAGGTGGCTACAGCTCGCG CCACCGAGGCTTTCAACACCTGCTACATCACCAGCACCTACTCCACCTGCTCAGTGGAGGAGATCGTTGCGGCGGCGCCCAGCGGCTACCGCTGGTTCCAGCTCTACGTGTACCGGGAGAGGAAGCTGTCCGAGCAGCTGGTGCACCGGGTGGAGGCGCTCGGCTACAAGGCCCTGGTCCTCACGGTCGACGTGCCCTACACGGGAAAGCGCCGCAACGACATCCGCAACCAGTTCAGGCTGCCGCCGCACCTCAAGGTCAAGAACTTTGAGGGAGTTTTCCAG CAGGAGACGAGCGTCCCAGAGGAGTACGGGATACCGGCCAACACCTTGGACCCGTCTATCAGCTGGAAGGACATCCACTGGCTGCAGTCTATCACCCGCCTCCCCATCATCATCAAGGGCATCCTGACCAAGGAAGACGCCGAGGTGGCCGTGGAGCACGGCGTCCAGGGTATCATCGTGTCCAACCACGGGGGGAGGCAGCTGGACGGCGGCCCGGCGTCG ATCGACGCTCTGGCAGAGATCGTGGAGACGGTGGCAGGCAGAATTGAAGTTTACGTCGATGGAGGAATCAGGACAGGAAGCGACGTCCTCAAAGCGCTGGCCTTGGGGGCCAAGTGTGTGTTCATCGGCCGACCAGCCGTGTGGGGCCTGGCATACAAG GGGGAGGAAGGAGTGAGGGAAGTTCTCCAGATCCTGAATGACGAGTTCCGTCTCTCCATGGCTCTATCAG GTTGCAGAAACGTAGCCGAAATCAACAGGAGCCTCGTTCAGTTTTCCAAACTTTGA
- the hao2 gene encoding 2-Hydroxyacid oxidase 2 isoform X2, translated as MCNCHQEVHCAEMAMVCLTDFEEYAKEHLSKATWDYYAAGADECCTRDDNLLAYKRIRLRPRILRDVSVSDTCTTVQGTEISFPVGIAPTAFHCLAWHEGEVATARATEAFNTCYITSTYSTCSVEEIVAAAPSGYRWFQLYVYRERKLSEQLVHRVEALGYKALVLTVDVPYTGKRRNDIRNQFRLPPHLKVKNFEGVFQETSVPEEYGIPANTLDPSISWKDIHWLQSITRLPIIIKGILTKEDAEVAVEHGVQGIIVSNHGGRQLDGGPASIDALAEIVETVAGRIEVYVDGGIRTGSDVLKALALGAKCVFIGRPAVWGLAYKGEEGVREVLQILNDEFRLSMALSGCRNVAEINRSLVQFSKL; from the exons ATGTGCAACTGTCATCA AGAAGTTCATTGTGCAGAGATGGCCATGGTATGCCTAACGGACTTTGAGGAGTACGCAAAGGAGCATCTTTCAAAGGCCACCTGGGATTATTACGCAGCCGGAGCGGATGAATGCTGCACCAGAGACGACAATCTGCTGGCTTACAAAAG GATCCGTTTGAGGCCTCGCATCCTCCGGGACGTGTCAGTAAGTGACACGTGCACCACGGTGCAGGGGACAGAAATAAGCTTTCCCGTCGGCATTGCGCCGACAGCCTTCCACTGCCTGGCCTGGCATGAAGGCGAGGTGGCTACAGCTCGCG CCACCGAGGCTTTCAACACCTGCTACATCACCAGCACCTACTCCACCTGCTCAGTGGAGGAGATCGTTGCGGCGGCGCCCAGCGGCTACCGCTGGTTCCAGCTCTACGTGTACCGGGAGAGGAAGCTGTCCGAGCAGCTGGTGCACCGGGTGGAGGCGCTCGGCTACAAGGCCCTGGTCCTCACGGTCGACGTGCCCTACACGGGAAAGCGCCGCAACGACATCCGCAACCAGTTCAGGCTGCCGCCGCACCTCAAGGTCAAGAACTTTGAGGGAGTTTTCCAG GAGACGAGCGTCCCAGAGGAGTACGGGATACCGGCCAACACCTTGGACCCGTCTATCAGCTGGAAGGACATCCACTGGCTGCAGTCTATCACCCGCCTCCCCATCATCATCAAGGGCATCCTGACCAAGGAAGACGCCGAGGTGGCCGTGGAGCACGGCGTCCAGGGTATCATCGTGTCCAACCACGGGGGGAGGCAGCTGGACGGCGGCCCGGCGTCG ATCGACGCTCTGGCAGAGATCGTGGAGACGGTGGCAGGCAGAATTGAAGTTTACGTCGATGGAGGAATCAGGACAGGAAGCGACGTCCTCAAAGCGCTGGCCTTGGGGGCCAAGTGTGTGTTCATCGGCCGACCAGCCGTGTGGGGCCTGGCATACAAG GGGGAGGAAGGAGTGAGGGAAGTTCTCCAGATCCTGAATGACGAGTTCCGTCTCTCCATGGCTCTATCAG GTTGCAGAAACGTAGCCGAAATCAACAGGAGCCTCGTTCAGTTTTCCAAACTTTGA